A portion of the Natronococcus sp. AD-5 genome contains these proteins:
- the trmB gene encoding HTH-type sugar sensing transcriptional regulator TrmB, with amino-acid sequence MAPDELRSTVERVGDRFNLGEYEIDAYLTVLEQGQLTASEIADRTDIPQPRVYDTVRSLSDRGLVELRESRPMKVVAIDPADAFDEVQHSLEEMIDELEARYTAPARETEAVSLVKSRSTILRYLEEIINDAEYELSLSLTPDLLVRFEDELAAALDSGVSIDLIVTPAAEAPDPDEVDYTGVATTTRARRGITTPVLAVADGNYSVYATQDALRDDKDRYGVIFNRSALGFLVSGFFGTVLWTTAEETLGEDSDPRDYPRKYASIRRCVKDVIEEGGEFYATIVGRDVAVGGQRVVRGRIVDVSFEVSEEVAAITLETEDGAEVTVGGRVAALEDVEAHEIHIGRHKPPVLEE; translated from the coding sequence ATGGCACCAGACGAACTTCGCTCGACGGTCGAGCGCGTCGGGGACCGGTTCAACCTCGGCGAGTACGAGATCGACGCCTATCTGACCGTCCTCGAGCAGGGTCAACTGACCGCGAGCGAGATCGCGGATCGAACCGATATCCCGCAGCCGCGGGTCTACGACACCGTCAGAAGCCTGAGCGATCGCGGCCTGGTCGAACTCCGCGAGTCGCGGCCGATGAAGGTGGTCGCGATCGACCCCGCGGACGCGTTCGACGAGGTGCAACACTCGCTCGAGGAGATGATCGACGAACTCGAGGCCCGCTACACGGCGCCGGCCCGGGAGACGGAGGCCGTCTCGCTCGTCAAGTCGCGGTCGACGATCCTGCGCTATCTCGAGGAGATCATCAACGACGCCGAGTACGAGCTCTCGCTGTCGCTGACGCCGGACCTGCTCGTCCGGTTCGAAGACGAGCTCGCGGCGGCGCTCGACAGCGGCGTGAGCATCGACCTGATCGTGACGCCGGCGGCCGAAGCCCCGGATCCGGACGAGGTCGACTACACCGGCGTCGCGACCACTACGCGTGCACGACGCGGAATCACGACGCCGGTGCTCGCCGTCGCCGACGGCAACTACTCCGTCTACGCGACGCAGGACGCGCTCCGGGACGACAAGGACCGGTACGGCGTCATCTTCAACCGCTCGGCGCTCGGCTTTCTCGTCTCTGGCTTCTTCGGGACCGTCCTCTGGACGACCGCCGAGGAGACGCTGGGAGAGGACAGCGATCCCCGGGACTATCCCCGCAAGTACGCGTCGATCCGCCGCTGCGTGAAAGACGTCATCGAGGAAGGCGGCGAGTTCTACGCGACGATCGTGGGACGAGACGTCGCCGTCGGCGGCCAGCGGGTCGTCCGCGGGCGGATCGTCGACGTCTCCTTCGAGGTGAGCGAGGAGGTCGCCGCGATCACCCTCGAGACGGAGGACGGAGCGGAGGTCACCGTCGGCGGGCGAGTCGCCGCGCTCGAGGACGTCGAGGCCCACGAGATCCACATCGGCCGTCACAAGCCGCCGGTCCTCGAGGAGTAA
- a CDS encoding ABC transporter permease — MSASTPTADRHGASFASDVWVTFVRWTIKSVRNPFVLVVSLVQPIIFLVLFTQVFGGVATAALEGISYETYLVPAIVIQVALVAAATSGIGLVNDIENGMFEKTLVSPMNRTAVFLGKTLAEVVRIVVQVLTVLGLGVLLGAEIATGVPGAVVITAICVVFSVWFTAFSNVLAVLTRDEESTIIGANLLQLPLLFVSSAFLPLSALPDWIQTVAAFNPITYGVDAARAVMLGEDTMTVLEVTAFGGMWNTLVPALAVLFGLAIGCGTVAIYAIGRAASADVR, encoded by the coding sequence ATGAGCGCGTCCACGCCGACGGCCGACCGCCACGGCGCGAGCTTCGCGAGCGACGTCTGGGTCACGTTCGTCCGGTGGACGATCAAGTCCGTTCGAAACCCGTTCGTGCTCGTGGTCTCGCTCGTTCAACCCATCATCTTCCTCGTCCTGTTCACCCAGGTGTTCGGCGGCGTCGCGACGGCCGCGCTCGAGGGAATCAGCTACGAAACCTACCTCGTCCCGGCGATCGTGATCCAGGTGGCGCTGGTCGCGGCCGCGACGTCGGGGATCGGCCTGGTCAACGACATCGAGAACGGGATGTTCGAGAAGACGCTCGTCAGTCCGATGAATCGGACCGCCGTCTTCCTCGGGAAGACCCTCGCCGAGGTCGTTCGGATCGTCGTCCAGGTGCTGACCGTGCTCGGCCTGGGGGTCCTCCTGGGAGCCGAGATCGCGACCGGAGTACCGGGCGCCGTAGTCATCACCGCCATCTGCGTCGTCTTCTCGGTCTGGTTCACCGCGTTCTCGAACGTGCTGGCGGTGCTGACCCGCGACGAGGAGTCGACGATCATCGGCGCGAACTTGCTGCAGTTACCGTTGCTGTTCGTCTCGAGCGCCTTCCTTCCGCTGTCGGCCCTGCCCGACTGGATCCAGACCGTCGCGGCGTTCAACCCGATCACGTACGGCGTCGACGCCGCTCGCGCCGTGATGCTCGGCGAGGACACTATGACGGTTCTCGAGGTGACGGCCTTCGGCGGAATGTGGAACACGCTGGTCCCGGCGCTGGCGGTGCTGTTCGGACTGGCGATCGGTTGCGGCACCGTCGCCATCTACGCGATCGGTCGCGCAGCGAGCGCGGACGTTCGATGA
- a CDS encoding dodecin has product MVFKKIKLIGTSTESFDDAADDAIDRAEDTLQNVYWVEVDELGVEIASAENREYQAEVTVAFELED; this is encoded by the coding sequence ATGGTATTCAAGAAGATCAAGCTGATCGGAACGAGCACGGAGAGCTTCGACGACGCCGCGGACGACGCGATCGACCGGGCCGAAGACACGCTCCAGAACGTTTACTGGGTCGAGGTCGACGAACTCGGCGTCGAAATCGCGAGCGCGGAGAACCGGGAGTACCAGGCCGAGGTCACCGTCGCTTTCGAACTCGAGGACTGA
- the hisD gene encoding histidinol dehydrogenase, which yields MTVDVREIADLGPDDRVALFERDAGIEAVSGDVREIVDRVREEGDVAVREFTSEFDGIEVGNLEITDECERAAEELDDDLLDAIETAAENVRTFHEAQLPEDWRKEFDEGRELGRRFRPLERVGVYVPGGSAAYPSSAIMGVVPAVVAGVDHVTVVTPPAEELNPATLAAIHVAGADEVFGVGGAQAIAGLAYGTETITRVQKIVGPGNRWVTAAKAEVRGDVEIDFLAGPSEIVVVADETADPELVATELVAQAEHDPNASVVAVTDDEATAEAIVDAVDERASEREREDVIRETLANDASGVLLARSMSEAILFTDSYAPEHLSILAADDESILERIDSAGSVFLGAYTPVAAGDYASGTNHVLPTNGGARVTGGLSVETFLRSTTVQRLSSEGLDDLGETITTLAEAEGLEAHAESVRVRLETDPVDDS from the coding sequence ATGACAGTCGATGTGCGGGAGATCGCCGACCTCGGGCCGGACGACCGCGTCGCCCTCTTCGAGCGCGACGCCGGCATCGAGGCGGTCAGCGGAGACGTCCGGGAGATCGTCGACCGGGTCCGCGAGGAGGGCGACGTCGCCGTCCGCGAGTTCACGAGCGAGTTCGACGGCATCGAGGTCGGGAACCTCGAGATAACCGACGAGTGCGAACGAGCCGCCGAGGAGCTGGACGACGACCTGCTGGACGCGATCGAGACGGCCGCCGAAAACGTCAGAACGTTCCACGAGGCCCAGCTTCCCGAGGACTGGCGCAAGGAGTTCGACGAAGGACGAGAGCTCGGTCGCCGGTTTCGACCCCTCGAGCGCGTCGGCGTCTACGTCCCCGGCGGCTCGGCGGCGTACCCCTCGAGCGCGATCATGGGCGTCGTCCCGGCGGTCGTCGCGGGCGTCGACCACGTGACGGTCGTCACGCCCCCGGCCGAGGAGCTCAACCCCGCGACGCTGGCGGCGATCCACGTCGCCGGCGCGGACGAGGTTTTCGGCGTCGGCGGCGCACAGGCCATCGCCGGGCTGGCGTACGGCACCGAGACGATCACCCGCGTCCAGAAGATCGTCGGCCCCGGAAACCGGTGGGTCACCGCGGCCAAGGCCGAGGTTCGCGGCGACGTCGAGATCGACTTCCTCGCGGGGCCGAGCGAGATCGTCGTCGTCGCCGACGAAACCGCAGATCCCGAACTCGTCGCGACCGAACTGGTCGCCCAGGCCGAGCACGACCCGAACGCGTCGGTCGTCGCCGTCACCGACGACGAGGCGACCGCCGAGGCGATCGTCGACGCCGTCGACGAACGGGCGAGCGAGCGCGAGCGCGAGGACGTGATCCGCGAGACCCTCGCGAACGACGCCAGCGGCGTCCTGCTCGCCCGGTCGATGAGCGAGGCGATCCTCTTCACGGATTCGTACGCCCCCGAACACCTCTCTATCCTCGCCGCCGACGACGAATCGATCCTCGAGCGGATCGACAGCGCCGGCAGCGTCTTCCTCGGAGCGTACACGCCCGTTGCGGCGGGCGACTACGCCAGCGGCACCAACCACGTCCTGCCGACGAACGGCGGTGCCCGCGTGACCGGCGGACTCTCGGTCGAAACCTTCCTGCGGTCGACGACCGTACAGCGACTCTCGAGCGAGGGACTCGACGACCTCGGGGAGACGATCACGACCCTCGCCGAGGCGGAGGGGCTCGAGGCCCACGCCGAAAGCGTCCGGGTGCGGCTCGAAACCGACCCGGTCGACGACTCGTAA
- a CDS encoding mechanosensitive ion channel family protein — protein sequence MREVAQLTRERVLEEAESLLPGSVPDYAVKLALAALVLVVGWYLSKLVVRLTGRTVARRIERPSVTRTVLRGVRASVLVVTLVAIASIFGVGGTEIFLSVTVISAVIAVVLAPLVGSFINGLFVLADRPYEIGDMIEITDAGHTGFVEDITIRHTKIFTLQNTFLVIPNSEIQQRDVINYSAEDERTRLSLEFEVTYESDLEAARNHAERAARAVDVVITGGPDIRIGSARYGAAPVSTIREYGDNGVVLELFFWVQHPYKQAVARSAVQTAIWERFADADVEFSYPHRHHVFDEHSGIARMAVDEPTLDRSERSSSADPAEGSTDRGDR from the coding sequence ATGCGTGAGGTCGCACAGCTGACCAGGGAGCGGGTACTCGAGGAAGCCGAGAGTCTCCTGCCAGGGTCCGTTCCCGACTACGCCGTCAAACTGGCTCTCGCCGCGCTCGTTCTCGTGGTCGGCTGGTACCTCTCGAAACTCGTCGTTCGGCTCACCGGCCGAACGGTGGCGCGACGGATCGAACGGCCCAGCGTCACTCGAACCGTCCTCCGCGGAGTCAGAGCCTCTGTCCTGGTCGTTACCCTGGTCGCCATCGCCAGCATCTTCGGCGTCGGCGGCACTGAAATCTTCCTCTCGGTGACCGTCATCTCCGCCGTGATAGCGGTCGTCCTCGCGCCGCTGGTCGGGAGCTTCATCAACGGGCTGTTCGTCCTCGCGGATCGGCCCTACGAGATCGGCGACATGATCGAGATTACGGACGCGGGTCACACGGGCTTCGTCGAGGACATCACGATCCGACACACCAAGATCTTCACGCTCCAGAACACGTTCCTCGTCATTCCGAACTCCGAAATCCAACAGCGGGACGTGATCAACTACTCCGCCGAGGACGAGCGCACTCGGCTCTCGCTCGAGTTCGAAGTCACCTACGAGAGCGATCTCGAGGCCGCGCGCAACCACGCCGAACGAGCGGCCCGGGCCGTCGACGTCGTCATCACGGGCGGTCCCGACATCCGGATCGGGAGCGCTCGATACGGGGCGGCGCCGGTCTCTACCATCCGCGAGTACGGCGACAACGGAGTCGTGTTAGAACTGTTCTTCTGGGTCCAGCATCCGTACAAACAGGCGGTCGCCCGCTCGGCGGTGCAGACGGCCATCTGGGAGCGGTTCGCGGACGCCGACGTCGAGTTCTCGTATCCGCACCGTCACCACGTCTTCGACGAGCACAGCGGCATCGCACGGATGGCCGTCGACGAACCGACGCTCGATCGCTCGGAGCGGAGTTCCTCGGCTGACCCGGCCGAGGGCTCCACCGATCGCGGCGATCGGTAG
- a CDS encoding DUF5816 domain-containing protein, translating into METRSTDDGDTVYVSTTDGNRGSKGPFLVAYETSDAERRYGWYCTNCESFDNAMDSMGRIQCNRCGNFRKPTEWDAAHE; encoded by the coding sequence ATGGAAACGAGGTCGACCGACGACGGCGATACCGTCTACGTCTCGACGACGGACGGCAACAGGGGCTCCAAGGGGCCATTTCTCGTCGCGTACGAGACGTCGGATGCGGAGCGACGGTACGGCTGGTACTGTACCAACTGCGAGAGTTTCGACAACGCGATGGATTCGATGGGTCGAATCCAGTGCAATCGGTGCGGGAACTTCCGGAAACCGACCGAGTGGGACGCCGCACACGAGTAG
- a CDS encoding pyridoxal-phosphate-dependent aminotransferase family protein — translation MADADDSIDASEIDELTPPNRTLMGPGPSDVHPRVLRAMSTPLVGHLDPSFVEIMDEVQELLRYTFRTDNRWTIPVSGTGSAAMEAAIGNVVEPGDTMLVPTNGYFGGRMASMARRAGGEVVEVDAPWGEPLDPAAVSDALAEHDPDVFGFVHAETSTGVLQPDVETLTTAAHDHDALVIADTVTSIGGVELRVDEWDIDVAYAGPQKCLSCPPGASPLTLSDEAMDKVLSRDEDPRSWYLDLSLLEGYWGDDRSYHHTAPITNVYAIREALRLVAEEGIEERWARHERLAGALKAGVEGMGLEMNAPDEYWLPSLNAVRVPVGVDDSEVCGELLERYDLEIASGLGDLDGEIFRIGCMGHSARPQNVIYVVTALGDVLESMGADVDPGAGVTATRGALE, via the coding sequence ATGGCAGATGCTGACGATTCGATCGACGCATCCGAGATCGACGAACTGACGCCGCCGAACCGAACCCTGATGGGGCCCGGTCCGAGCGACGTTCATCCCCGCGTCCTCCGGGCGATGAGCACGCCGCTCGTGGGCCACCTCGACCCGTCGTTCGTCGAGATCATGGACGAAGTCCAGGAGTTGCTGCGGTACACGTTCCGGACGGACAACCGGTGGACGATCCCCGTCTCGGGGACCGGATCGGCCGCGATGGAGGCCGCGATCGGGAACGTCGTCGAGCCGGGCGACACGATGCTGGTGCCGACGAACGGCTACTTCGGCGGCCGGATGGCGTCGATGGCCCGCCGCGCCGGCGGCGAGGTCGTCGAGGTCGACGCCCCGTGGGGCGAACCCCTCGATCCTGCGGCCGTCTCCGACGCCCTGGCCGAGCACGACCCGGACGTTTTCGGGTTCGTCCACGCCGAGACGAGCACGGGCGTCCTGCAACCCGACGTCGAAACGCTCACCACCGCGGCCCACGACCACGACGCGCTCGTGATCGCCGACACCGTCACCTCGATCGGCGGCGTCGAACTCCGGGTCGACGAGTGGGATATCGACGTCGCCTACGCCGGCCCCCAGAAGTGTCTCTCCTGTCCGCCGGGTGCGAGCCCGCTCACGCTCTCGGACGAGGCCATGGATAAAGTCCTCTCGCGCGACGAGGACCCCCGCTCGTGGTACCTCGACCTCTCCCTGCTCGAGGGCTACTGGGGCGACGATCGGTCCTACCACCACACCGCGCCGATCACGAACGTCTACGCGATCCGCGAGGCGCTGCGACTCGTCGCCGAGGAAGGGATCGAAGAGCGCTGGGCCCGCCACGAGCGACTGGCCGGCGCGTTGAAAGCCGGCGTCGAGGGGATGGGACTCGAGATGAACGCGCCGGACGAGTACTGGCTGCCGAGCCTGAACGCCGTCCGCGTCCCCGTCGGCGTCGACGACAGCGAGGTCTGCGGCGAGTTGCTCGAGCGGTACGACCTCGAGATCGCCAGCGGACTCGGCGACCTGGACGGCGAGATCTTCCGGATCGGCTGCATGGGTCACTCCGCACGGCCGCAGAACGTAATCTACGTGGTGACGGCGCTGGGAGACGTGCTCGAGTCGATGGGCGCGGACGTCGATCCCGGCGCGGGCGTGACGGCGACGCGCGGAGCGCTGGAGTAG
- a CDS encoding DUF7116 family protein, which produces MRLVEQAKSIFADLGYTVEGNGPEFRAERKWKVVHVSTVLELDELPSAAGQFHCFVARPEDADTLEAKLKRTNPSYEWAIIVVDGDDYQVERVPPGPHVSA; this is translated from the coding sequence ATGCGACTCGTCGAGCAGGCCAAATCGATTTTCGCCGACCTGGGTTACACCGTCGAAGGCAACGGTCCCGAGTTCCGTGCCGAACGCAAGTGGAAGGTCGTCCACGTCAGTACGGTCCTCGAGCTCGACGAGCTTCCGTCAGCCGCCGGTCAGTTCCACTGCTTCGTCGCCCGGCCCGAGGATGCGGACACCCTCGAAGCGAAACTCAAGCGGACGAACCCGAGCTACGAGTGGGCGATCATCGTCGTCGACGGCGACGACTATCAGGTCGAACGCGTACCGCCCGGACCGCACGTCTCCGCCTGA
- a CDS encoding universal stress protein has protein sequence MTLVVVPVRYPLTKHSRRTLERALEVARERGAALTVLHVNLYQSGKKVTRIDLKNAVESAFGPLENARYVVRTGFLVEESILDEVAAEKADAVVIGSQQASRLRRLFRRFTDNPDIDRYLRTHLDCEVITVESAPAT, from the coding sequence ATGACGCTGGTCGTGGTTCCCGTTCGGTATCCCCTGACGAAACACTCGCGTCGAACGCTCGAGCGGGCGCTCGAGGTCGCACGCGAACGCGGCGCGGCACTGACCGTTCTCCACGTCAATCTCTACCAGAGCGGGAAGAAAGTGACGCGAATCGACCTCAAAAACGCCGTCGAGTCGGCGTTCGGCCCGCTCGAGAACGCGCGGTACGTCGTTCGAACGGGCTTTCTCGTCGAGGAGAGCATTCTCGACGAGGTCGCCGCCGAGAAGGCCGACGCCGTCGTCATCGGGAGCCAACAGGCGAGCCGGCTGCGGCGTCTCTTCCGCCGGTTCACCGACAATCCCGACATCGACCGGTATCTGCGAACTCACCTCGACTGCGAGGTCATTACTGTCGAGAGCGCACCCGCAACGTAG
- a CDS encoding HesB/IscA family protein — protein sequence MSTDSVDSGTSNTRPEINVTETAADQALSLLESEGLDAGEAGLRLFVQQGGCAGLSYGMRFDDAPDEDDTIYEHHDLRVFVDPASLKYIEGSVLDYESGLQAEGFHVENPNVVSECGCGESFRT from the coding sequence ATGAGCACGGACAGCGTGGACAGCGGAACCTCGAATACTCGTCCCGAGATCAACGTGACGGAAACGGCGGCCGACCAGGCACTCTCCCTGCTCGAGAGCGAGGGCCTCGACGCGGGCGAAGCGGGACTTCGACTCTTCGTCCAGCAGGGCGGCTGTGCCGGCCTCTCCTACGGGATGCGGTTCGACGACGCTCCGGACGAGGACGACACGATCTACGAACACCACGACCTGCGCGTGTTCGTCGATCCGGCGAGCCTGAAGTACATTGAGGGCAGCGTCCTGGACTACGAGAGCGGACTCCAGGCCGAGGGGTTCCACGTCGAGAATCCGAACGTCGTCAGCGAGTGTGGCTGCGGCGAATCGTTCCGGACGTAG
- a CDS encoding carbohydrate ABC transporter permease, with amino-acid sequence MATDTDTGIGGETPERDRTGNAVVNWMENLSEAAYAYLLLIPSFLLLAFIAFYPLIMTFVMSLREDETRGNEALGGFVGVENYVDVLTGDVRLAQQFMDVTLTSSFPFVDFGVPFLQQALFVTLGFAIISVFFETLFGFGQALILDQEFRGRRWVRVAIILPWAVPIVIQGMIFFLMFQPEVGFGTDLGQWLGLFGPNPLADSQDAFVIVLVADIWKSTAFMALLILAGLQSVDRSLYDVARVSGASPWQRFRMITLPLILPALLVAMLFRTMDAMRVYGLIESSVGCTTVPSLTCMVVEAMFGGTRIFGTAAAVAFMTALVIGLFITVYIVLFRDTEAGFY; translated from the coding sequence ATGGCAACTGATACTGACACCGGGATCGGCGGAGAAACCCCCGAGCGAGACCGGACCGGCAACGCGGTCGTCAACTGGATGGAGAACTTGAGCGAAGCGGCCTACGCCTACCTCCTGTTGATTCCGTCGTTCCTGTTGCTCGCGTTCATCGCGTTCTACCCGCTCATCATGACGTTCGTGATGTCGCTTCGAGAAGACGAGACGCGGGGCAACGAAGCGCTGGGCGGCTTCGTCGGCGTCGAAAACTACGTCGACGTGCTCACGGGCGACGTCAGGTTGGCACAGCAGTTCATGGACGTGACGCTGACGTCGTCGTTCCCGTTCGTCGATTTCGGCGTGCCGTTTCTACAGCAGGCGCTGTTCGTCACGCTCGGGTTCGCCATCATCAGCGTCTTCTTCGAGACGCTGTTCGGCTTCGGTCAGGCGCTCATCCTCGACCAGGAGTTCCGCGGCCGACGCTGGGTACGAGTCGCGATCATCCTTCCCTGGGCCGTCCCGATCGTCATCCAGGGGATGATCTTCTTCCTGATGTTCCAGCCGGAGGTCGGCTTCGGGACGGACCTGGGGCAGTGGCTCGGGCTCTTCGGCCCGAACCCGCTGGCCGACAGTCAGGACGCGTTCGTCATCGTCCTCGTCGCCGACATCTGGAAGTCGACGGCGTTCATGGCGCTGTTGATCCTCGCCGGGCTCCAGAGCGTCGACCGGAGCCTCTACGACGTGGCTCGGGTGTCCGGCGCTTCGCCCTGGCAGCGGTTCAGGATGATCACGCTGCCGCTCATCCTGCCGGCGCTGCTCGTCGCGATGCTGTTCCGCACGATGGACGCGATGCGCGTGTACGGGTTAATCGAGTCGAGCGTCGGCTGTACGACCGTCCCGTCGCTGACGTGCATGGTCGTCGAGGCGATGTTCGGCGGGACGCGTATCTTCGGGACGGCGGCCGCAGTGGCCTTCATGACGGCGCTGGTCATCGGCCTGTTCATCACGGTGTACATCGTCCTCTTCCGCGACACGGAGGCTGGTTTCTACTGA
- a CDS encoding extracellular solute-binding protein, which yields MDRDRKAQKTSVGVSRRAFVAAASVTGAGSVGLAGCLGRGAEEGSVIVYGDADFQSLMGELHQTLWDAGLDEDITIEVRTGPNETEQRRAAAQSALQAGRPEPDLFMMDSGWTIPFILREQTVNLEDRLSSDTVSMIENDYLDAAVETARHPETDAIHALPLFPDFGTMQYRKDLVEEAGYDTGNWATEPLSWQEFSEIAADVRDQSDAEFGFTTQAAPYEGLSCCTFNEVMSTFGGAYFGGLDNLFEAGNRQVTVGEEPVIDAIRMMRTFIRGQEDEYALEGYEQICPTAIVQYTEEEARGPFADGNAVMHRNWPYSIAIAHEEGMGDQVDMMPMPYGVTPDEAEYDGLGGTASALGGWHFTLNPAAENAEKAIQVMDAFATEEVMLAIFEIQGWLPPILELLDDLDPEESGPVANYAETIQIAGENAIPRPVTDVWPEQSAHIYQEVNGTYRGEQSPEDAMGDLRERLEQSEQDVGEEYGN from the coding sequence ATGGATCGAGATAGGAAAGCACAGAAGACCAGCGTCGGTGTATCCCGGAGAGCGTTCGTCGCTGCGGCCTCGGTAACTGGCGCCGGCTCGGTCGGTCTGGCGGGATGTCTCGGTCGGGGGGCCGAAGAAGGGTCTGTCATCGTCTATGGCGACGCCGATTTTCAGAGTCTCATGGGAGAGTTACACCAGACGCTCTGGGACGCCGGCCTCGACGAGGACATCACCATCGAGGTTCGAACGGGACCGAACGAAACCGAGCAGCGCAGAGCCGCCGCGCAGTCCGCGCTGCAGGCTGGACGTCCCGAGCCCGACCTGTTCATGATGGACAGCGGGTGGACGATCCCGTTTATCCTGCGCGAACAGACGGTCAACCTCGAGGATCGACTCTCGAGTGACACCGTCAGTATGATCGAAAACGACTACCTCGACGCGGCGGTCGAAACCGCCCGTCACCCGGAAACGGACGCGATTCACGCGCTGCCGCTGTTTCCCGACTTCGGGACGATGCAGTATCGGAAGGACCTCGTCGAGGAGGCAGGGTACGACACCGGCAACTGGGCCACCGAGCCGCTTTCCTGGCAGGAGTTTTCCGAGATCGCGGCCGACGTTCGAGATCAGTCCGACGCCGAGTTCGGATTCACCACGCAAGCAGCCCCGTACGAGGGGCTCTCGTGCTGTACCTTCAACGAGGTGATGAGTACCTTCGGCGGCGCGTACTTCGGCGGCCTCGACAACCTGTTCGAGGCGGGAAACCGCCAGGTCACGGTCGGCGAGGAGCCCGTCATCGACGCCATCCGAATGATGCGTACGTTCATCCGCGGTCAGGAAGACGAGTACGCCCTCGAGGGCTACGAGCAGATCTGCCCGACGGCGATCGTCCAGTACACCGAGGAGGAGGCTCGCGGCCCCTTCGCGGACGGGAACGCCGTGATGCACCGAAACTGGCCGTACTCGATCGCGATCGCCCACGAAGAAGGAATGGGCGATCAGGTCGACATGATGCCGATGCCGTACGGCGTCACCCCAGACGAGGCCGAGTACGACGGCCTCGGCGGCACCGCGTCCGCCCTCGGGGGCTGGCACTTCACGCTGAACCCGGCGGCCGAGAACGCGGAGAAGGCGATCCAGGTGATGGACGCGTTTGCAACCGAGGAGGTCATGCTCGCGATCTTCGAGATCCAGGGCTGGTTGCCGCCGATTCTGGAACTGCTCGACGATCTCGATCCCGAGGAGAGCGGTCCCGTTGCGAACTACGCCGAAACCATCCAGATCGCGGGTGAAAACGCGATCCCCCGGCCGGTGACCGACGTCTGGCCCGAGCAATCGGCACACATCTACCAGGAGGTAAACGGGACCTACCGCGGCGAGCAATCCCCCGAGGATGCGATGGGGGATCTGCGCGAACGGCTCGAGCAGAGCGAACAAGACGTAGGTGAAGAATATGGCAACTGA